The sequence AACCAAGGCGGAAGCAGGGCGACTGCTGACGGCGGGTGGACGAGTCCTTGCTTGCACCGGGCTTGGCGACAGTATCGATGCGGCACGGCAAAAGGCGCTCGCCGGCGTCACAAAGGTGAAGTTTGATGGTGCGTTCCACCGAATAGATATAGGCCTTCATTGAATCGCGTACTGATCACCGGCGGAGCCGGATTCATCGGTTCTCATGTCGCTGACAGGTTCATCAAGGACGGCGCTGAGGTTACGATCGTCGACAATCTCTCGACCGGCGACCGACGAAACCTTCCCAAGGACGCTCGGTTCGTCGAAGCCGACATCCGCGATATGAAGGTCGAGGAGCTCTTTGCTAACGAGAGATTTGACATTATGATCCATCATGCCGCCCAGATCGACGTTCGAGTCTCGGTGCGCGATCCGCTAAGTGACCTGTTGGTCAACATTGCCGGATCGGTTGGGTTGATGGAGCATTGCCAAAGGTCTGGGGTTCGCCAGATCATTTTTGCTTCCACGGGTGGAGCGATCTACGGCGAGCAGGATTACTTCCCGGCGGACGAAAAGCACCCTGCACGACCAATCTCACCCTATGGCGTCGCAAAACTCGCAGTCGAACGCTATCTCTATTACTACCACATTCAATATGGTATCAACGTCGTTTGTCTCCGCTATGCCAACGTCTATGGCCCTCGGCAGAATCCACACGGCGAAGCCGGCGTGGTGGCGATCTTCTCAGAACGGATGCTGAAGGGCGTTGCCACCTACATCAATGGCGACGGTCTTCAGACGCGCGATTATGTCTTTGTCGGCGATGTCGCTGAAGCCAACATCCGGGCGGCTCGACTTGATGGTTTTCATATCTTCAATATCGGAACCGCTATCGAAACCGATGTTGTCGCACTTTACGAGCACTTGAACCAACTGACCGGTGGCAAGACAATCCGTCAACATCGCCCCCCCGCCGAAGGCGAACAACGTCGCAGCGTTATCGATTACAGCCTGGCATACAAGACCTTGGGATGGGCTCCAGCAGTGACTTTGTCAGACGGTCTGGCAAGGACAGTGGACTTCTTTAGAGTTCGAGAGGCTAATATCCTTTGAGCCGTTCGATCGACAGAGTTCGCTCACTCGGTGTTGGAGGCAGCGACCTTGTTGCGGATAGTGCAGGCGTACTCGATTCTCTGGTCAGCCAGTCGCCACTCATTGAAGAACTGAAACGACTAATACGACAGGTGGCGCCAAGCGACATCTCAGTCCTTATTACCGGCGAGAGCGGAACCGGCAAGGAACTTGTTGCCCGCGCGCTTCATCACTTGAGCCGCCGTGCCAAGGGTCCGTTGATCACCCTGAACTGCGGTGCAATTCCCGAAGGCATCTTTGAAAGCGAGATATTCGGTCACGAGAAAGGCTCGTTCACTTCTGCAGAACAACGTCGCCGCGGATACTTTGAGATGGCTGACGGGGGGACGCTCTTCCTCGACGAAATAGGGGAGATGCCGTTTGCGGTACAAGTGAAATTGCTGCGCGTTCTCGAAACCGGGACCTTTCTGCGCGTCGGAGGCAGCGAGGAGATCCGCGTTAATGTCCGCATTGTAACTGCGACCAATCGCGATCTCAGTGTGGAAGTGAGCCGCCGGCGCTTTCGTCAGGACCTTTACTACCGCCTTAAGGCCGTCCAACTCCATCTTCCACCGCTCCGGGAGCGCAGTGAAGACATTCCGCTACTTACAGAACTCTTCATACACGAATTCGCGGAGCGAAACCGGATCCGACAAGTGCAACTGACACCGGCCGCCGTTGAAGTGCTTAAGCGTCAATACTGGCGCGGCAATGTCCGCGAACTGAAGAACTTCGTCGAGAGTCTCGTTGCACTGACGACAACCCGGAACATCGACGATGAGCAGATTCTGGAACGGCTCTCCGTTGGATCAGATGCCAGGAATCTTCCGGTTCTGGTGTCGCGTCCAACCGAGGAGACGGAACGGGAACTTCTCTATCGCACACTTCTTGAACTGCGTGCCGAAATGGCCGCCATCAAGAGCCTGCTGACTGCCCAGATGGAGCACCGAAACGGTGAAGTGCGCTATCCGTTGGACTCATTCGAAGATGTAGAACTGCAGCCCCTCGACGACCTTGAGCGAGATCAAATTCAACGCACCCTCGACCGGTTCAAAGGCAGCCGTCGCCGCGCCGCATTAGCACTCGGCATCGGAGAGCGCACGCTTTATCGAAAGATCAAACGATACGGCCTCGAGTGAGAGCGGCATCACTTAAGGTTGTCCTGGTTCTGCTTGTCGGCTGCGGGATTTATTCTTTTCGCGGGCAGGGCATCAGCGGCATCAAGACCATCGCAGTCGAACCCTTCGACAGTCGGGTAGCCGAATATGGCCTGCGTGAGGCAATTCAGGAAGCCTTGATCACGCGCCTGCTAAGCGATCGGGTCTTAAAGATCACCACATCCGGCGCCGCAGATGCCATATTGCGTGGAACGATCACGTCGTTCGACGATCGACCATTTACCTATCAACGGGATGAGTCGGTAACCGAGCGTCAGATCGTGGTTACGTTGGACGTCCGCCTTGAACGACCGGGTCAGTCCGAGCCGCTCTGGGCCGGGACTCTGGTAGGGGAAGGCAACTACCCGTATCGAACCGGTTCTCCCGATGAGCGAAAAGAAGGCATCGACCGCGCCATCGACCGGATTGCCCTCGATTTGATCAACGGCCTGACGGGCGACTGGTGAGCCGCAAGCCTTCCGGCGAAAAGAAGATCGTCGTTCATGCGGACTTGAGGCTGGCGCTGGAGGCGCTTCGATCCGGCGAATTGATCATCGCTCCGACCGAGACCGTTTACGGTCTTATGGGACGAGCGTTTGATGACGACGTGCTAAAGCGGCTCGACCTTGTCAAAGGCGGACGAAGTGCGCCCTATGCAGCCGCATTTGCGGGACTTTCACAAGTTGAGGAGGTGTTAGGTCCGCTTGATCTCCGTCGTCGGCGGTTTGCCGTATCGCTTCTTCCCGGTCCTATCACCTTAATACTTCCAGCCGCCAACAATTTGCTTGCGATATACGCCGGATCTTCAGGCGGTATAGGGGTGAGGATACCGGCGCACCCGGTTCCTGTCACGCTTGCCCGTGACCTCGAGGCGCCTATTTGGGCTACGAGTGCCAACCGAACCGGGCGCCCTGAACCAAGCTCATTTGCGGCAATAGATTCGAGATTGTTGAATGATGTTCGGATTGTTCTGGACGGCGGCACGACGACCTATCATCGCGCTTCGACAGTCATCGACACGATCTCGACACCTTACAGCGTCGTTCGTCCCGGACCCTGCCCGGAGCGGGTTGAAAAAGCCCTTCTTGAAGCCGCCTCTCCGATCAATATCCTCCTCCTCTGCAGCGGCAATATATGCCGCTCTCCTATTGCTGAAGTGCTGTTAAGACACATACTTGATAAACGAAATCTGATAGGCTTCGAGGTCTCATCGGCCGGTCTCGATGCGATGCCGGAAGATGGCGCAACCCCTGAAATGGCTGCCGTTGCTTCCTCCTGGGGGCTTGCGCTAAGCCATCACCGGGCAAGGCGTGCGACCATAGAATTGCTTGAGAGCATGGATCTGATCCTCGCGGCTACACCACGTCATCGAGAGCGGATCATAATGTTTTCAAGTAAGATCGGCGAGCGGGTTCGGCTGATGGGCGAGTCGATCGGCATTGAGGTAATCCCCGACCCCTACCAATCCGGATCCGAGACCTACCTCGAATGTGCAATGCTTTTACGAGAGGCTATGACGGGGTGGGCCGATCGATTGGCAGGCGCATCATATAGTATATCAGCCGCGAGATGATCGATCCCGCCTGGCGTAAGGTTTTGATTGTTCGCAACGACCGGCTTGGCGACGCCATTCTGGCACTTCCAGCAGTTAGATTGGTGCGAGAGCAACTACCCGATGCGGAGATTTATCTTTGGCTCGCTAAAGGTGTGGCTCCGCTCGGCAACTGCCTTAAAGAGGTTACCGGGGTCATTGCCGGAGGCGACCGTAGCGGCGATGAAGCCTTGATGGCACTTTTGACGATGGGCATCG comes from Calditrichota bacterium and encodes:
- a CDS encoding sigma-54-dependent Fis family transcriptional regulator, which codes for MVSQSPLIEELKRLIRQVAPSDISVLITGESGTGKELVARALHHLSRRAKGPLITLNCGAIPEGIFESEIFGHEKGSFTSAEQRRRGYFEMADGGTLFLDEIGEMPFAVQVKLLRVLETGTFLRVGGSEEIRVNVRIVTATNRDLSVEVSRRRFRQDLYYRLKAVQLHLPPLRERSEDIPLLTELFIHEFAERNRIRQVQLTPAAVEVLKRQYWRGNVRELKNFVESLVALTTTRNIDDEQILERLSVGSDARNLPVLVSRPTEETERELLYRTLLELRAEMAAIKSLLTAQMEHRNGEVRYPLDSFEDVELQPLDDLERDQIQRTLDRFKGSRRRAALALGIGERTLYRKIKRYGLE
- a CDS encoding NAD-dependent epimerase/dehydratase family protein encodes the protein MNRVLITGGAGFIGSHVADRFIKDGAEVTIVDNLSTGDRRNLPKDARFVEADIRDMKVEELFANERFDIMIHHAAQIDVRVSVRDPLSDLLVNIAGSVGLMEHCQRSGVRQIIFASTGGAIYGEQDYFPADEKHPARPISPYGVAKLAVERYLYYYHIQYGINVVCLRYANVYGPRQNPHGEAGVVAIFSERMLKGVATYINGDGLQTRDYVFVGDVAEANIRAARLDGFHIFNIGTAIETDVVALYEHLNQLTGGKTIRQHRPPAEGEQRRSVIDYSLAYKTLGWAPAVTLSDGLARTVDFFRVREANIL
- a CDS encoding threonylcarbamoyl-AMP synthase produces the protein MSRKPSGEKKIVVHADLRLALEALRSGELIIAPTETVYGLMGRAFDDDVLKRLDLVKGGRSAPYAAAFAGLSQVEEVLGPLDLRRRRFAVSLLPGPITLILPAANNLLAIYAGSSGGIGVRIPAHPVPVTLARDLEAPIWATSANRTGRPEPSSFAAIDSRLLNDVRIVLDGGTTTYHRASTVIDTISTPYSVVRPGPCPERVEKALLEAASPINILLLCSGNICRSPIAEVLLRHILDKRNLIGFEVSSAGLDAMPEDGATPEMAAVASSWGLALSHHRARRATIELLESMDLILAATPRHRERIIMFSSKIGERVRLMGESIGIEVIPDPYQSGSETYLECAMLLREAMTGWADRLAGASYSISAAR